A single Triticum dicoccoides isolate Atlit2015 ecotype Zavitan chromosome 2A, WEW_v2.0, whole genome shotgun sequence DNA region contains:
- the LOC119352669 gene encoding uncharacterized protein LOC119352669, whose product MDGNSRSSSKRAKLLVMKMSPQIKKLSIKQQNERLEIENKILAIENQKMREELRTYRCAACLKIENACLKVELARSFRNAATILEAEAQSELEVGFSSTAPQIPADTSTTGPLQPSAAGSQDEPCE is encoded by the exons ATGGATGGAAACTCAAGATCTTCATCAAAACGAGCCAAGTTGTTGGTCATGAAGATGAGTCCTCAGATTAAG AAGCTCTCCATCAAGCAACAGAATGAGCGTTTGGAGATTGAGAACAAAATATTGGCGATTGAGAACCAAAAAATGCGCGAGGAGTTGAGGACATACCGATGTGCTGCTTGCTTGAAGATTGAAAATGCCTGCCTGAAAGTTGAG CTTGCACGCTCGTTTCGTAATGCTGCTACAATTCTAGAAGCTGAAGCACAATCTGAACTGGAGGTTGGGTTTTCCTCTACAGCACCCCAGATTCCAGCGGATACTAGCACAACTGGACCACTCCAGCCGAGTGCAGCAGGGAGTCAAGATGAACCATGCGAGTAA
- the LOC119352666 gene encoding disease resistance protein RGA2-like — protein MDILISTIVGDLISRTASFVISKYFQQQPDINKIVQRLQSVVLRIDIVVEEAEVRDITNQGMLRQLKMLRQGMYKGHYVLDALRFQAALDEEKVSHSSSALSKFSPAKRLRFSRTGSGSSNREALLFGTNNNMREELQQMVDTLEDTVAGMKEFLFFLELYPRILRQPYGTYLLLDNCMFGRQTEREWVLKFLLCPNVMPDLAVLPIIGPRRVGKSTLVEYVCRDESVRGHFSMILFFPEGSLKDEGLIDLKGNNISGLVRHQNSASQNRLLIIVELAEDISEGTWRRLKSSATSMTPRGGSKIIITSRSNRIVNLGTTEALRLEYLPQDAYWHFFKSLAFGSTNPDEQPKLATMAMEMALEQRQSFAGARIIAGILRDNFNPRFWRTTLECIRAYKQTNLLIFEQHPTVRLRDDEPVYHRRSEKSSKHFLICNIYRSDSENVPKISVQDILLGCGGTLPCGEFEALAWRSSIPPYYNYTISCKMQAPQPTVGRKKRVHQDGEHLI, from the coding sequence ATGGATATCCTCATCTCTACAATCGTAGGCGACCTCATCAGTAGGACGGCGTCGTTCGTGATCAGCAAATACTTCCAGCAGCAGCCTGACATCAACAAGATTGTCCAAAGGCTACAGAGTGTTGTACTGAGAATCGACATCGTCGTCGAGGAGGCCGAGGTGCGGGACATCACCAACCAGGGGATGCTCCGTCAGCTCAAGATGTTGAGGCAAGGAATGTACAAAGGCCACTATGTTCTCGATGCCTTGAGATTCCAAGCGGCCCTCGACGAGGAGAAGGTAAGCCACTCATCATCTGCGCTCTCTAAATTCAGTCCAGCCAAACGGCTCCGTTTCTCTCGGACCGGCAGTGGCAGCAGCAACAGAGAAGCACTGTTGTTCGGCACAAACAACAACATGCGAGAAGAGCTGCAACAGATGGTTGATACCCTTGAAGACACCGTGGCCGGTATGAAGGAGTTTCTTTTCTTCTTGGAATTGTATCCTCGGATCCTTCGCCAACCTTACGGCACATATTTGCTCTTGGACAATTGCATGTTTGGTCGCCAAACTGAACGGGAATGGGTCCTGAAATTCTTGTTGTGTCCCAATGTTATGCCAGACTTGGCTGTACTTCCAATCATTGGTCCAAGAAGAGTAGGGAAGAGCACCCTTGTTGAGTATGTCTGTAGGGATGAGAGTGTGCGTGGTCACTTCTCGATGATCTTGTTCTTTCCAGAAGGCAGTCTCAAGGATGAAGGACTTATTGACCTGAAAGGAAACAATATTAGTGGCCTAGTCAGACATCAAAATTCTGCTTCTCAAAACAGGTTGCTGATTATTGTTGAACTAGCTGAGGATATTAGTGAGGGAACATGGAGAAGGTTGAAATCTTCCGCAACCAGCATGACACCACGTGGTGGGAGCAAAATCATAATCACCAGTCGATCAAATAGAATTGTGAATCTGGGAACAACCGAAGCACTTCGACTGGAATATCTCCCGCAAGACGCTTATTGGCACTTTTTCAAGTCGCTTGCATTCGGGAGCACAAACCCAGATGAGCAGCCAAAACTGGCAACGATGGCCATGGAGATGGCTTTGGAGCAGAGACAGAGCTTCGCAGGCGCGCGTATCATTGCTGGGATACTGCGAGATAACTTCAATCCTCGATTTTGGCGCACAACTCTTGAATGTATAAGAGCATATAAACAGACAAACCTCCTTATTTTTGAACAGCACCCAACAGTTCGTTTGCGAGACGATGAACCGGTGTACCATAGGAGATCGGAGAAGAGCAGCAAACATTTCTTGATTTGCAACATTTACCGGTCAGATTCCGAGAATGTTCCCAAGATCAGTGTGCAGGATATTCTCTTAGGATGTGGTGGTACGCTACCCTGTGGAGAATTTGAGGCTCTTGCATGGAGGTCTAGCATACCGCCCTACTACAACTACACGATAAGTTGTAAGATGCAGGCACCACAACCTACAGTAGGAAGGAAGAAGCGTGTACATCAGGATGGGGAACATTTGATTTGA
- the LOC119352667 gene encoding transmembrane protein 234 homolog, giving the protein MAAVGGDAASMVAVGLVWGATNALMRRGALVWDRRSRSLPAGTGAVRRWADLLLTWQYSAPFAANLSASAAFFRLLGDAPISVAVPVTNATTFAATAVAAALLGEATRAAPAALGTALIVLGVWVCIS; this is encoded by the coding sequence atggcggcggtgggcggcgacgCGGCGAGCATGGTGGCGGTGGGCCTGGTGTGGGGCGCCACCAACGCGCTGATGCGCCGGGGAGCGCTCGTCTGGGATCGCCGCTCCCGCTCCCTCCCCGCCGGCACCGGCGCCGTCCGGCGGTGGGCCGACCTGCTCCTCACGTGGCAGTACTCGGCGCCGTTCGCCGCCAACCTCTCCGCCTCCGCGGCCTTCTTCCGGCTCCTCGGCGACGCGCCCATCTCCGTCGCCGTGCCCGTCACCAACGCCACCACcttcgccgccaccgccgtcgccgccgcgctcCTCGGGGAGGCCACCCGCGCCGCGCCCGCCGCACTCGGCACCGCGCTCATCGTCCTCGGCGTCTGGGTCTGCATCTCCTAG